The following proteins come from a genomic window of Streptomyces sp. Sge12:
- a CDS encoding MFS transporter, translating into MTTTAANRAAPEAPTATAGSAAATPTAGSAARVGPVPVLWLALLATPMAAGANAPVLILPDMARALGVSASTAGWLVAAYAWAMAVATPLLAGLLRRRGLRTALRSAGALLVVGTLLVAASPWLPLTLAGRATQAAGGAGLAAVAMSLAGSARRMGVISAGFGILGACGPLLGAQLAQAVSWRLSLSVSVIAILAVPAVSRYAAAPTATPTPQDRFDARGAALLAALATGLVLLPHAAGAALGVAALAAALLTLHVRRRPDGFVPAALIRKPLFLGSALLALVLSGSYFTLLFSVPRLLADRAGWDVATAGTGQLVALLTGSALSWLLATASARMSRTAVRAVLLGAGALAAATAAFADRGPLLLAATMGGVFAATGANAVLSMHAASSAPDPQRPTAIGLFALCYQLGGAFGPALATALVLAA; encoded by the coding sequence ATGACCACTACCGCCGCCAACCGGGCCGCACCCGAGGCCCCAACCGCCACCGCCGGCTCCGCAGCCGCCACCCCCACGGCCGGCTCCGCCGCCCGGGTCGGCCCCGTCCCCGTGCTCTGGCTCGCCCTGCTGGCCACCCCCATGGCCGCCGGGGCCAACGCCCCCGTCCTGATCCTTCCGGACATGGCCCGCGCCCTCGGGGTGAGCGCTTCCACCGCCGGCTGGCTCGTCGCCGCCTACGCCTGGGCCATGGCCGTCGCCACCCCGCTGCTGGCCGGACTGCTGCGCCGCCGGGGCCTGCGGACGGCGCTCCGCTCGGCCGGCGCCCTCCTCGTCGTCGGCACCCTCCTCGTCGCCGCCTCCCCCTGGCTGCCGCTCACCCTCGCCGGGCGGGCCACCCAGGCCGCCGGCGGCGCCGGTCTGGCGGCGGTCGCGATGAGCCTGGCCGGCTCGGCCCGCCGGATGGGCGTGATCAGCGCGGGCTTCGGCATCCTGGGCGCCTGCGGCCCGCTGCTCGGCGCACAGCTGGCACAGGCCGTCTCCTGGCGCCTCTCGCTCTCCGTCTCCGTGATCGCGATCCTGGCGGTGCCGGCGGTGAGCCGGTACGCGGCGGCCCCGACGGCCACCCCGACCCCGCAGGACCGGTTCGACGCCCGCGGCGCAGCGCTGCTGGCGGCGCTCGCCACCGGCCTGGTCCTGCTGCCCCACGCAGCGGGCGCCGCCCTCGGCGTCGCGGCCCTCGCCGCCGCGCTGCTCACGCTCCACGTACGGCGGCGCCCCGACGGGTTCGTCCCGGCCGCGCTGATCCGCAAGCCGCTCTTCCTCGGCTCCGCACTCCTCGCGCTCGTGCTCTCGGGCTCGTACTTCACCCTGCTGTTCTCCGTACCCCGGCTGCTCGCCGACCGGGCGGGCTGGGACGTGGCCACCGCGGGCACCGGGCAGCTGGTGGCCCTGCTCACCGGGTCCGCGCTGTCCTGGCTGCTCGCCACGGCCTCGGCGCGCATGAGCCGGACGGCCGTCCGCGCGGTGCTGCTCGGCGCCGGCGCGCTGGCCGCGGCGACCGCGGCGTTCGCGGACCGGGGCCCGCTGCTGCTGGCCGCCACCATGGGCGGGGTGTTCGCGGCGACCGGGGCCAACGCCGTGCTGTCGATGCACGCCGCGTCGAGCGCGCCCGACCCCCAGCGCCCCACGGCCATCGGCCTGTTCGCCCTCTGCTACCAGCTGGGCGGGGCGTTCGGCCCGGCGCTCGCGACCGCCCTGGTGCTCGCCGCCTGA
- a CDS encoding asparagine synthase-related protein, with product MRWLVGWSSIAASFGTAGRISGQGLGQGPGQGSGQGGYGDGGAPLRGGIADAAHPGDPGADAERTVHPVGAQLLWGDPDPLWAVGDWRPDEIRTLTADPADPFTRLAVLGCCGATDAELRRALYAARGGALRHLTQWSGSYTAVVQAGRRITVLGDLAGARPVFYTPWASGTAYATAALPLADLIEAQLDIGHLAALLACPDSPEALGDGTPYAGVRRIPPGHALILREGSREITGYEQVASLAVAAPEADAERAVEGVREALVDAVRARLTAPRHAPDAAPPYDPGPVPGMGPADRRAARGAPAPGVGADLSGGSASATLALLAAGLPGAPGTLLSPAGARLLAVTFNDLATPQGREAELERARAIAADPRLHHVVVAAAAEALPYAELDGPLTDEPGPSLVFAARERRRLAAGSADHFTGHGARQVLDAHPARMADLLLDRRRRHLLRPVAALARSASASGASGESLLVPLTVYSAARRLARTTYRAGMEAAAARLREGGVPERTTGPVDASLAALTWSRPGPAAGWLTGEALAEVSIRLTVAAGRPPLSLRPGEARARSLLARHAADHRVFEQAVEVRSQRLHAPFLDNQVVRAARALPESLRVQPGARAAILRSVLSSAGVREFPPGWGATDRTPNETATRLGLRAALGDLLDLFASPLLADAGLIEARVVRQALLDAADGRPVPLDGLAELVSMELWLRRLLARRGTCWTGTSTARRRAVPEGVPVHRPALS from the coding sequence GTGCGCTGGTTGGTGGGTTGGAGCAGTATCGCCGCGAGCTTCGGCACGGCCGGACGGATCTCCGGACAGGGCCTGGGCCAGGGCCCCGGCCAAGGCTCCGGCCAGGGCGGATACGGCGACGGCGGCGCGCCCCTGCGCGGCGGGATCGCGGACGCCGCCCACCCCGGCGACCCGGGCGCGGACGCGGAACGCACCGTCCACCCCGTCGGCGCCCAGCTGCTCTGGGGCGACCCCGACCCCCTCTGGGCCGTCGGCGACTGGCGCCCCGACGAGATCCGCACCCTCACCGCCGACCCCGCCGACCCCTTCACCCGGCTCGCGGTCCTCGGCTGCTGCGGTGCCACCGACGCCGAACTGCGCCGCGCCCTCTACGCCGCCCGCGGCGGCGCGCTGCGCCACCTCACCCAGTGGTCCGGCAGCTACACCGCCGTCGTCCAGGCCGGCCGCCGGATCACCGTCCTCGGCGACCTCGCCGGCGCCCGGCCCGTCTTCTACACCCCGTGGGCGAGCGGCACGGCGTACGCCACCGCCGCCCTCCCGCTCGCCGACCTCATCGAGGCGCAGCTCGACATCGGCCACCTCGCGGCCCTGCTGGCCTGCCCCGACAGTCCCGAGGCGCTGGGCGACGGCACACCGTACGCCGGGGTGCGGCGCATCCCGCCCGGGCACGCGCTCATCCTGCGCGAGGGCTCCCGCGAGATCACCGGCTACGAGCAGGTCGCCTCGCTGGCGGTGGCCGCCCCCGAGGCCGATGCCGAACGGGCGGTGGAGGGCGTACGGGAAGCGTTGGTGGATGCCGTGCGCGCCCGGCTCACGGCTCCGCGGCATGCTCCCGACGCAGCCCCGCCGTACGATCCCGGCCCCGTGCCCGGAATGGGCCCCGCCGACCGGCGGGCCGCGCGCGGCGCTCCCGCCCCCGGGGTGGGCGCCGACCTCTCCGGCGGCAGCGCCTCCGCGACGCTGGCGCTGCTGGCCGCCGGCCTGCCGGGCGCCCCGGGCACCCTGCTGAGCCCCGCCGGGGCGCGGCTGCTGGCCGTCACCTTCAACGACCTGGCCACCCCGCAGGGGCGCGAGGCCGAACTGGAACGGGCCAGGGCCATCGCGGCCGACCCGCGCCTGCACCACGTCGTGGTGGCCGCCGCCGCGGAGGCCCTCCCGTACGCCGAACTCGACGGCCCGCTCACCGACGAACCCGGCCCCTCGCTGGTCTTCGCGGCCCGTGAGCGGCGCCGCCTGGCGGCCGGCTCGGCCGACCACTTCACCGGCCACGGAGCCCGCCAGGTGCTCGACGCCCACCCGGCGCGGATGGCCGACCTGCTGCTGGACCGGCGGCGGCGGCACCTGCTGCGCCCGGTGGCGGCACTGGCCCGTTCGGCCTCGGCCTCCGGAGCCTCCGGGGAGTCCCTGCTGGTCCCGCTCACGGTGTACTCGGCAGCCCGAAGACTTGCCCGTACGACGTACCGCGCGGGCATGGAGGCCGCCGCGGCCCGGCTCCGCGAGGGCGGGGTCCCCGAGCGCACCACCGGTCCGGTGGACGCTTCCCTCGCCGCCCTCACCTGGTCCCGCCCGGGCCCGGCGGCGGGCTGGCTCACGGGGGAGGCACTGGCGGAAGTATCGATCCGTCTGACCGTCGCCGCAGGACGGCCCCCGCTGTCGCTGCGGCCGGGGGAGGCCCGCGCCCGTTCGCTGCTCGCCCGCCACGCCGCTGACCACCGGGTCTTCGAGCAGGCCGTGGAGGTCCGCAGCCAGCGCCTGCACGCCCCCTTCCTGGACAACCAGGTCGTACGCGCCGCACGCGCGCTGCCCGAGTCGCTGCGGGTCCAGCCCGGGGCCCGGGCCGCGATTCTGCGCAGCGTCCTGTCCTCGGCGGGGGTGCGGGAGTTCCCGCCGGGCTGGGGCGCCACGGACCGTACGCCGAACGAGACGGCGACCCGGCTGGGGCTGCGCGCCGCCCTGGGCGACCTGCTGGACCTGTTCGCCTCGCCGCTGCTCGCGGACGCCGGGCTGATCGAGGCCCGGGTGGTGCGGCAGGCCCTGCTCGACGCGGCGGACGGACGTCCGGTCCCGCTGGACGGGCTCGCCGAACTCGTCTCCATGGAGCTGTGGTTGCGCCGTCTGCTGGCCCGGCGCGGCACCTGCTGGACGGGTACGTCCACGGCGCGGCGCCGGGCGGTGCCCGAGGGAGTTCCCGTGCACCGGCCAGCGCTGTCCTGA
- a CDS encoding PP2C family protein-serine/threonine phosphatase has translation MVGLGRQGNGGGRAGRTGRAGRVGRAGGAGSGAARRVVRVLPAALIAFGIVFNLLTPPSFTGSPFFTAAPLIAAPLFTLRATAATGALAVLAVFVLQIIGGTGWKVEAMTELATVLTVSGLALLINRVVRRSGEQLASARGIAEAAQRAVLPEPAERIGGLHVSAWYEAAQADAFIGGDLYAVQETPFGVRLAVGDVRGKGLGAVEAVAVVLGAFREAADTEPTLEALAQRLERALTREGTRRDSLDAVEGFTTCVLGEIPPGASGLRLLNRGHPAPLLLHANGELAVLAPAEPALPLGMGELGGWPDLVQEWAFPAGTTLLLFTDGLTEARDGAGNFYDPAARLRGRVFPGPQALLSALSSDVRRHTGGGATDDMALLAVGRPGEREPERRLTVPVVPRDDAT, from the coding sequence GTGGTGGGGCTGGGCCGGCAGGGCAACGGCGGTGGACGTGCGGGGCGTACGGGACGTGCGGGACGCGTGGGACGTGCGGGTGGCGCCGGCAGCGGTGCGGCCCGCCGCGTGGTCCGGGTGCTGCCGGCCGCCCTGATCGCCTTCGGGATCGTCTTCAACCTGCTGACCCCGCCCAGCTTCACCGGATCCCCGTTCTTCACCGCGGCCCCGCTGATCGCCGCCCCGCTCTTCACGCTCCGCGCCACGGCCGCGACCGGCGCCCTGGCCGTCCTCGCGGTGTTCGTGCTGCAGATCATCGGCGGCACGGGCTGGAAGGTCGAGGCGATGACCGAACTGGCCACCGTCCTGACGGTCTCCGGGCTGGCGCTCCTGATCAACCGAGTGGTGCGGCGCAGCGGCGAGCAGCTCGCCTCGGCGCGCGGGATCGCCGAGGCCGCGCAGCGGGCGGTGCTGCCCGAGCCCGCCGAGCGCATCGGGGGGCTGCACGTATCGGCCTGGTACGAGGCCGCGCAGGCGGACGCCTTCATCGGCGGCGACCTGTACGCCGTCCAGGAGACCCCCTTCGGGGTGCGGCTCGCGGTGGGCGACGTACGGGGCAAGGGGCTCGGGGCGGTGGAGGCCGTCGCGGTGGTCCTGGGGGCGTTCCGGGAGGCGGCGGACACCGAGCCCACGCTGGAGGCGCTGGCCCAGCGGCTGGAGCGGGCGCTGACCCGTGAGGGCACCCGGCGCGACAGCCTGGACGCGGTGGAGGGGTTCACGACGTGCGTGCTCGGGGAGATCCCGCCGGGCGCGAGCGGGCTGCGGCTGCTCAACCGGGGCCACCCCGCGCCGCTGCTGCTGCACGCGAACGGTGAGCTGGCGGTCCTCGCCCCGGCGGAGCCCGCCCTGCCGCTCGGGATGGGGGAGCTGGGGGGCTGGCCGGACCTGGTGCAGGAGTGGGCCTTCCCGGCGGGGACCACCCTGCTGCTGTTCACGGACGGGCTCACCGAGGCCCGGGACGGGGCGGGGAACTTCTACGATCCGGCGGCCCGGCTGCGCGGGCGCGTCTTCCCCGGCCCGCAGGCCCTGCTCAGTGCGCTCAGCAGTGATGTGCGCCGGCATACGGGCGGCGGGGCGACGGACGACATGGCGCTGCTCGCGGTGGGGCGCCCGGGGGAGCGGGAGCCGGAGCGGCGCCTGACCGTGCCGGTGGTGCCCCGGGACGACGCGACGTGA
- the trmB gene encoding tRNA (guanosine(46)-N7)-methyltransferase TrmB gives MPPKWRTEPRFPDGPAPDPAGSHHERRIRSFQPRRSRVTTGQGEALKRLWGTWGLDIDGHEVIDLKALFDGLPVVLEIGFGMGEATAQMAADDPGTGILAADVHTPGQGNLLALAERGGMTNIRVANGDAIILLREMLPPDSLAGMRVYFPDPWPKARHHKRRLIQPEFLTLAATRLAPGAVLHCATDWEPYAEQMLEVLTAHPDFENTQPDGGFSPRPAFRPLTRFEGQGLDKGHLVHDLLFRRREN, from the coding sequence GTGCCGCCCAAGTGGCGCACCGAGCCCCGCTTCCCCGACGGGCCCGCGCCGGACCCGGCCGGCTCGCACCACGAGCGGCGGATCCGGAGCTTCCAGCCCCGTCGCAGCCGGGTCACCACCGGCCAGGGCGAGGCCCTGAAGCGCCTGTGGGGCACCTGGGGCCTGGACATCGACGGCCACGAGGTCATCGACCTCAAGGCACTCTTCGACGGCCTCCCGGTCGTCCTGGAGATCGGCTTCGGCATGGGCGAGGCCACGGCCCAGATGGCCGCCGACGACCCCGGCACCGGAATCCTCGCCGCCGACGTGCACACCCCCGGGCAGGGCAACCTCCTCGCCCTCGCCGAGCGCGGCGGCATGACCAACATCCGGGTGGCCAACGGCGACGCCATCATCCTGCTCCGCGAGATGCTGCCGCCCGACTCCCTCGCCGGTATGCGCGTGTACTTCCCGGACCCGTGGCCCAAGGCCCGCCACCACAAGCGCCGGCTGATCCAGCCCGAGTTCCTGACGCTGGCCGCCACCCGCCTGGCGCCCGGGGCCGTACTGCACTGCGCCACCGACTGGGAGCCGTACGCCGAGCAGATGCTCGAAGTGCTCACCGCGCACCCGGACTTCGAGAACACGCAGCCCGACGGCGGCTTCTCGCCGCGCCCCGCGTTCCGGCCGCTCACCCGCTTCGAGGGCCAGGGCCTCGACAAGGGCCACCTCGTACACGACTTGCTCTTCCGTCGCAGGGAGAACTGA
- a CDS encoding M23 family metallopeptidase, protein MASNLPAPEGTEIQEPPTAGAWGEWNPTEDSVRPVRGKHRVAKQRGGLARSSTVLGVGVIAAVGAGGIATAQDRPQVAISMPSLPDLVSGDKSQQDDGGSGAAARAAGERTGIMTQQSVHGADAGEVLRNRILQQAESQQDAAGAKARAEAEQAAQQAAAQEAKEKLEAARKAAEEAKAQAEAKAAEEAAEKAAAQKAEQERLAKPAGSYSLPTSAYTLTSHYGDSGSMWSSGHHTGLDFAAPTGTPAKAVSGGKITSAGWSGAYGYRIVLELPDGTEIWYCHLSSMSVTSGTVGAGETIGRVGATGNVTGPHLHLEVRKGGSTMDPLAWLNSKGLNV, encoded by the coding sequence GTGGCCTCCAACTTGCCTGCCCCTGAAGGCACCGAGATCCAGGAGCCGCCCACCGCGGGTGCCTGGGGCGAGTGGAATCCCACCGAGGATTCGGTGCGACCGGTCCGGGGCAAGCACCGGGTCGCCAAGCAGCGCGGGGGACTTGCCCGCAGCTCCACCGTGCTCGGTGTCGGCGTCATCGCGGCGGTCGGTGCCGGTGGCATCGCCACCGCGCAGGACCGGCCCCAGGTCGCGATATCCATGCCGTCCCTGCCCGACCTGGTGAGCGGCGACAAGTCGCAGCAGGACGACGGCGGTTCGGGCGCCGCGGCCCGGGCGGCGGGCGAGCGCACGGGGATCATGACGCAGCAGTCCGTCCACGGCGCGGACGCCGGTGAGGTGCTGCGCAACCGCATCCTCCAGCAGGCCGAGTCCCAGCAGGACGCCGCCGGGGCCAAGGCCCGGGCGGAGGCCGAACAGGCGGCGCAGCAGGCCGCTGCCCAGGAGGCCAAGGAGAAGCTGGAAGCGGCGCGCAAGGCGGCCGAGGAGGCGAAGGCCCAGGCCGAGGCGAAGGCCGCGGAGGAAGCCGCCGAGAAGGCCGCCGCGCAGAAGGCCGAGCAGGAGCGCCTGGCCAAACCGGCCGGCAGCTACTCCCTGCCCACCTCCGCCTACACCCTCACCTCGCACTACGGGGACTCCGGCTCCATGTGGTCCTCCGGCCACCACACCGGCCTGGACTTCGCGGCCCCGACCGGCACGCCCGCCAAGGCCGTCTCCGGCGGAAAGATCACCTCGGCCGGCTGGTCCGGCGCGTACGGCTACCGGATCGTGCTGGAGCTGCCGGACGGCACGGAGATCTGGTACTGCCACCTCTCCTCGATGTCGGTGACCTCCGGAACGGTGGGCGCCGGCGAGACCATCGGCCGCGTCGGCGCCACCGGCAACGTCACCGGACCCCATCTCCACCTGGAAGTACGCAAGGGCGGATCGACGATGGACCCGCTGGCGTGGCTGAACTCCAAGGGCCTGAACGTCTGA
- a CDS encoding sporulation protein produces the protein MSRELREPNEKLGAVLALAGISNAGLARRVNDLGAQRGLTLRYDKTSVARWVSKGMVPQGAAPHLIAAAIGAKLGRPVPLHEIGLADADPAPEVGLAFPRDVGAAVRSATDLYRLDLAGRRGGGGIWQSLAGSFSVAAYATPASRWLISPADSSVAREPAGSAAHRADRHPAHDSTAGTADTSATGASAAGTSAADEPAAQHSMVQSPVSATSSAHDAPAHEATAAGPRSVPDGRTTGPATGPMTGSMTGPATGSAASPAAGPASGPPSTVVPAQTGAETPRDHGQRVGHSDVTKLREAAEDARRWDSKYGGGDWRSSMVPECLRVDAAPLLLGSYTDEVGRALFGATAELTRLAGWMAFDTGQQEAAQRYYIQALRLARAAADVPLGGYVLASMSLQATYRDFPDEGVDLAQAAVERNRGLATARTMSFFRLVEARAHAKAGDSAAAGAALRAAEGWLERSRAGDPDPTWLGFYSYDRFAADAAECYRDLKLPRQVRRFTEQALSRPTEEYVRSHGLRLVVSAVAELESGNLDAACAAGTRAVEVAGRISSARTTEYVRDLLHRLEPYGDEPRVAELRERARPLLVAPA, from the coding sequence ATGTCCAGGGAGCTCCGCGAGCCCAATGAGAAGCTCGGCGCCGTCCTCGCCCTCGCGGGCATCAGCAACGCCGGGCTGGCCCGGCGGGTCAACGACCTCGGCGCGCAGCGCGGCCTGACGCTCCGGTACGACAAGACGTCGGTGGCCCGGTGGGTGTCGAAGGGGATGGTGCCCCAGGGCGCCGCCCCGCATCTGATCGCCGCCGCCATCGGCGCGAAGCTGGGGCGGCCGGTACCGCTGCACGAGATCGGGCTGGCGGACGCGGATCCCGCGCCCGAGGTCGGCCTGGCCTTCCCGCGCGACGTGGGCGCGGCGGTGCGCTCGGCCACCGACCTCTACCGGCTCGACCTCGCCGGACGCCGCGGCGGTGGCGGGATCTGGCAATCGCTCGCGGGCTCCTTCTCCGTGGCGGCCTACGCGACGCCCGCCTCGCGCTGGCTGATATCTCCCGCCGACAGCTCGGTGGCCCGCGAACCGGCGGGCTCGGCTGCGCACCGCGCGGACCGTCACCCGGCGCACGACTCCACCGCCGGTACGGCGGACACCTCTGCGACGGGCGCCTCGGCGGCGGGCACCTCCGCGGCGGACGAACCCGCGGCGCAGCACTCCATGGTCCAGAGCCCCGTATCCGCGACCTCCTCGGCTCATGACGCGCCGGCGCACGAGGCGACGGCGGCAGGTCCCCGGTCCGTTCCGGACGGCCGCACGACCGGACCGGCGACGGGCCCGATGACAGGCTCGATGACAGGTCCGGCGACCGGCTCGGCGGCGAGCCCGGCGGCAGGCCCGGCGTCCGGCCCGCCGTCCACCGTTGTGCCCGCCCAGACCGGCGCCGAAACGCCGCGCGACCACGGGCAGCGGGTGGGCCACAGCGATGTGACGAAGCTGCGCGAGGCGGCCGAGGACGCGCGCCGCTGGGACTCCAAGTACGGCGGCGGGGACTGGCGTTCGTCGATGGTCCCCGAATGCCTGCGGGTGGACGCGGCGCCGCTCCTGCTCGGCTCGTACACCGACGAGGTGGGCCGCGCGCTGTTCGGTGCGACCGCCGAACTGACCCGGCTGGCCGGGTGGATGGCCTTCGACACCGGGCAGCAGGAGGCGGCGCAGCGCTACTACATCCAGGCGCTGCGGCTCGCCCGCGCGGCCGCGGACGTACCGCTGGGCGGTTACGTGCTGGCCTCGATGTCGCTGCAGGCGACCTACCGGGACTTCCCCGACGAGGGCGTGGACCTCGCGCAGGCGGCCGTGGAGCGCAACCGGGGCCTGGCCACCGCCCGCACCATGAGCTTCTTCCGGCTGGTCGAGGCGCGGGCGCACGCGAAGGCGGGCGATTCGGCGGCCGCCGGGGCGGCGCTGCGGGCGGCGGAGGGCTGGCTGGAGCGGTCCCGAGCGGGCGATCCGGATCCGACCTGGCTGGGTTTCTACTCGTACGACCGTTTCGCGGCGGATGCCGCCGAGTGCTACCGGGACCTCAAACTGCCCCGGCAGGTGCGGCGCTTCACCGAACAGGCCCTGTCCCGGCCCACCGAGGAGTACGTACGGTCCCACGGGCTGCGGCTGGTGGTGAGCGCGGTCGCCGAGCTGGAGTCGGGCAACCTCGACGCGGCGTGCGCGGCGGGCACCCGGGCGGTGGAGGTGGCGGGCCGGATCTCCTCGGCACGGACGACCGAATACGTACGGGACCTGCTGCACCGCCTGGAACCGTACGGGGACGAGCCGCGTGTGGCGGAGCTGAGGGAGCGGGCCCGGCCGCTGTTGGTGGCGCCGGCGTAG
- the lhgO gene encoding L-2-hydroxyglutarate oxidase, producing MQYAGVGGVSVGGGVDCDVLVIGGGIVGLSTAHALSRLAPGTRVVVLEKESGPARHQTGRNSGVIHSGIYYRPGSLKARFAVSGAAEMVKFCAEHGIPHEVTGKLIVATEREELPRLHALVQRGRENGIPVRELGPAQITEYEPQVRGLAAIHVGSTGIVDYGRVTAQLAESSGAEIVYGGAVDLISRRASAVAVRTTSGLVVRARVLVNCAGLQCDRIARLAGDDPGMRIVPFRGEYYDLARPELVRGLVYPVPDPAFPFLGVHLTRGIGGGVHVGPNAVPALAREGYAWSTVRPRDIADELAWPGSWRMAARHWRYGTGEIHRSLSKQAFTRAVRRLLPAVTSADLHPAAAGVRAQAVLRDGTLVDDFLIRDAPRTVHVLNAPSPAATASLPIGREIATRALRTLGSA from the coding sequence GTGCAGTATGCAGGGGTGGGAGGTGTCAGCGTGGGTGGCGGCGTGGACTGCGATGTGCTGGTGATCGGCGGCGGGATCGTCGGCCTGTCGACGGCGCATGCTTTGTCGCGCCTGGCTCCGGGGACCAGGGTCGTGGTCCTGGAGAAGGAGTCGGGTCCGGCCCGGCACCAGACGGGCCGCAACAGCGGGGTGATCCACAGCGGGATCTACTACCGCCCGGGCTCCCTGAAGGCGCGCTTCGCGGTGAGCGGGGCCGCCGAGATGGTCAAGTTCTGCGCGGAGCACGGGATCCCGCACGAGGTGACGGGCAAGCTGATCGTCGCCACGGAGCGGGAGGAGCTGCCGCGGCTGCACGCCCTGGTCCAGCGCGGCCGGGAGAACGGCATCCCGGTGCGCGAGCTGGGCCCGGCGCAGATCACGGAGTACGAACCGCAGGTGCGGGGGCTCGCCGCGATTCACGTCGGCAGCACCGGCATCGTGGACTACGGCAGGGTGACGGCCCAGCTGGCGGAGTCCTCGGGCGCGGAGATCGTCTACGGCGGCGCGGTCGACCTGATCTCCCGCCGGGCCTCGGCCGTGGCCGTGCGCACCACGTCCGGGCTGGTGGTCCGGGCCCGGGTGCTGGTGAACTGCGCGGGCCTCCAGTGCGACCGGATCGCCCGCCTGGCCGGGGACGACCCGGGCATGCGGATCGTCCCGTTCCGCGGCGAGTACTACGACCTGGCCCGCCCCGAACTGGTCCGCGGGCTGGTCTACCCGGTGCCCGACCCGGCGTTCCCCTTCCTCGGGGTGCACCTGACCCGGGGCATCGGCGGCGGCGTCCACGTCGGGCCCAATGCCGTGCCCGCGCTGGCCCGCGAGGGCTACGCCTGGTCGACGGTGCGGCCCCGGGACATCGCGGACGAGCTCGCCTGGCCGGGATCCTGGCGGATGGCCGCCCGGCACTGGCGGTACGGGACGGGCGAGATCCACCGCTCGCTGTCGAAGCAGGCCTTCACCCGGGCGGTACGGCGCCTGCTGCCGGCCGTCACCTCCGCGGACCTGCACCCCGCCGCGGCCGGCGTCCGCGCGCAGGCCGTGCTGCGGGACGGCACGCTGGTGGACGACTTCCTGATCCGTGACGCCCCGCGCACGGTCCACGTCCTCAACGCCCCCTCGCCCGCGGCCACGGCTTCGCTGCCGATCGGCCGTGAGATCGCGACCCGGGCCCTGCGGACCCTCGGCTCGGCCTGA
- a CDS encoding PrsW family intramembrane metalloprotease: MRARPSGTIRTCVLLALLAATGIAILELVREQTGTSGFFVGLGLALLPVAPLMAAFRWLGRAAPAPWSQLLFCFGWGACTAALIAILANNFATEWIAAATADASAADHLGSVAIAPVVEESAKAAALLLVFAFRRRHFTGPADGFVVAGFTATGFAFTENILYLGNAFVEDLAEDSGALESVTAATFFVRIVLSPFAHPLFTVLTGLGFGVAAVSARRSRRIFLPLLGLALAMGMHALWNGSSQFGEHGFYVVYACVMVPAFGLLVWLAVRIRRDRLRAVARELSLYAAAGWLGPAEVPALASMPARSLARALARRSGGRAAGRTVARYEADAAALALLRNRARRGGPVRERDFAGRERELLHRLWQGRATAGPALARAAVMEELVPPWFDPLAPVGARADVPRPRRVAGAPPAPAAAPASAPAAAPDPGLRRSGPWSSATPAGPSSIRPCVLPGGDGVR, encoded by the coding sequence GTGCGCGCACGTCCGTCCGGCACGATCCGCACGTGCGTGCTCCTCGCCCTGCTCGCCGCCACCGGGATCGCCATCCTCGAACTCGTCCGGGAGCAGACCGGTACCTCCGGGTTCTTCGTCGGTCTCGGCCTGGCCCTGCTGCCGGTGGCCCCGCTCATGGCGGCCTTCCGGTGGCTGGGCCGGGCCGCGCCCGCACCCTGGTCGCAGCTGCTGTTCTGCTTCGGCTGGGGTGCCTGCACCGCGGCACTGATCGCGATACTGGCCAACAACTTCGCCACCGAGTGGATAGCCGCGGCCACCGCCGACGCCTCCGCCGCCGATCACCTCGGCTCGGTGGCCATCGCGCCGGTGGTGGAGGAGAGCGCCAAGGCGGCGGCCCTGCTGCTGGTGTTCGCCTTCCGAAGACGGCACTTCACCGGACCCGCCGACGGGTTCGTGGTGGCCGGCTTCACCGCCACCGGGTTCGCCTTCACCGAGAACATCCTCTACCTCGGCAACGCCTTCGTGGAGGACCTCGCCGAGGACAGCGGCGCACTGGAATCGGTGACGGCGGCGACCTTCTTCGTGCGGATAGTGCTGTCGCCGTTCGCGCACCCGCTGTTCACGGTGCTCACCGGGCTCGGCTTCGGCGTGGCGGCGGTCAGCGCCCGCCGCTCGCGCAGGATCTTCCTGCCGCTGCTCGGCCTGGCGCTGGCCATGGGCATGCACGCGCTGTGGAACGGCTCCTCGCAGTTCGGGGAGCACGGCTTCTACGTGGTCTACGCGTGCGTGATGGTCCCGGCGTTCGGGCTGCTGGTGTGGCTGGCGGTGCGGATACGGCGCGACCGGCTGCGGGCCGTCGCCCGGGAACTCTCGCTGTACGCGGCCGCGGGCTGGCTCGGCCCGGCCGAGGTGCCGGCCCTGGCCTCGATGCCGGCCCGGTCACTGGCCCGCGCCCTGGCCCGCCGCAGCGGCGGCCGGGCCGCCGGCCGCACGGTCGCCCGCTACGAGGCGGACGCGGCCGCCCTGGCCCTGCTGCGGAACCGGGCGCGGCGCGGCGGCCCCGTACGGGAGCGGGACTTCGCGGGCCGGGAGCGGGAGTTGCTGCACCGGCTCTGGCAGGGCCGCGCGACGGCGGGTCCCGCGCTGGCCCGGGCAGCGGTCATGGAGGAGCTGGTTCCGCCGTGGTTCGATCCCCTGGCCCCGGTGGGCGCGCGGGCGGACGTACCCCGCCCGCGGCGGGTGGCGGGAGCCCCGCCGGCACCGGCCGCTGCACCCGCCTCGGCACCGGCCGCAGCCCCGGACCCGGGACTCAGACGTTCAGGCCCTTGGAGTTCAGCCACGCCAGCGGGTCCATCGTCGATCCGCCCTTGCGTACTTCCAGGTGGAGATGGGGTCCGGTGA